The following coding sequences are from one Arachis hypogaea cultivar Tifrunner chromosome 7, arahy.Tifrunner.gnm2.J5K5, whole genome shotgun sequence window:
- the LOC112701402 gene encoding uncharacterized protein produces MTLRGDETVVLTKEYSALLQKKLPPKMPDPGSFLIPYTIGTITFEKALCDLGSSINLMPLFVMMKLGIQEVQPTRISLEWAEKSLKRAYGMVENVLVKVEDLYLPADFVILDTGEDKNDSIIIGRPFLATGKDLIDVKKGELFLRL; encoded by the coding sequence ATGACCCTAAGGGGAGATGAAACTGTGGTGCTGACCAAGGAATACAGTGCATTATTGCAAAAGAAGCTACCTCCAAAAATGCCAGATCCTGGAAGCTTCCTGATTCCCTACACTATAGGAACCATTACATTTGAGAAGGCACTATGCGACCTTGgatcaagcataaatctaatgcctcTCTTTGTGATGATGAAGCTGGGGATCCAAGAGGTACAACCCACAAGGATATCACTGGAATGGGCAGAAAAGTCCCTGAAGCGGGCATATGGAATGGTAGAGAATGTCcttgtaaaggttgaagacctttacctccCTGCAGACTTCGTGATACTTGACACTGGAGAGGACAAGAACGACTCCATCATCATAGGAAGGCCCTTCCTAGCTACTGGGAAGGACTTGATTGATGTCAAGAAAGGAGAGTTATTTCTGAGGCTATAG